In Stenotrophomonas sp. ESTM1D_MKCIP4_1, a single genomic region encodes these proteins:
- a CDS encoding alpha/beta hydrolase, with the protein MRVIAAALLACLPLSALAAPPPTYGARLEGFDYGYPVKTFALQSQGQPLEMTYLDVTPKRKAVGVVVLLHGKNFCAATWQQSIAPLVAAGYRVIAPDQVGFCKASKPERYQYSFGQLAANTHALLQQLQLGDLPVHLVGHSMGGMLATRYALMYPQDLRSLSLVNPIGLEDWKALGVPWRSVDEWYAGELKTSYESIRRYQLDVYYDGQWKPEYERWARMQSGMYDGDGKQAVAWSQALTSDMVFNQPVVYELKHLQVPTALFIGQKDRTAIGRDRASPELKATLGNYPVLGKAAAAAIPGAVLVEFAGLGHSPQVQDPKQFNAALLKVLKTR; encoded by the coding sequence ATGCGCGTCATCGCCGCCGCCCTGCTCGCCTGCCTGCCCCTGTCCGCCCTGGCTGCGCCGCCACCAACCTACGGTGCGCGCCTGGAAGGCTTCGATTACGGCTACCCGGTGAAGACCTTCGCCCTGCAATCGCAGGGCCAGCCGCTGGAAATGACCTACCTGGACGTCACCCCGAAGCGGAAGGCGGTCGGCGTGGTGGTACTGCTGCATGGCAAGAACTTCTGCGCCGCCACCTGGCAGCAGAGCATCGCGCCGCTGGTGGCCGCCGGCTACCGGGTGATCGCGCCGGACCAGGTTGGCTTCTGCAAGGCCAGCAAACCCGAGCGCTACCAGTATTCGTTCGGCCAACTGGCAGCCAACACCCATGCACTGCTGCAGCAACTGCAGCTGGGCGACCTGCCGGTGCACCTGGTTGGCCACTCGATGGGGGGCATGCTCGCCACCCGCTATGCGCTGATGTACCCGCAGGACCTGCGCAGCCTGTCGCTGGTCAATCCCATCGGCCTGGAAGACTGGAAGGCGCTGGGCGTGCCATGGCGCAGCGTCGATGAATGGTATGCCGGCGAACTGAAAACGAGCTATGAAAGCATCCGCCGCTACCAGCTGGATGTGTATTACGACGGGCAATGGAAGCCCGAGTACGAGCGCTGGGCACGCATGCAGTCCGGCATGTACGACGGTGACGGCAAGCAGGCCGTGGCCTGGAGCCAGGCGCTGACCTCGGACATGGTGTTCAACCAGCCCGTGGTCTACGAACTGAAGCACCTGCAGGTACCGACCGCATTGTTCATCGGGCAGAAGGACCGCACGGCGATTGGTCGCGATCGCGCCTCACCGGAGCTGAAGGCCACGCTGGGCAACTACCCGGTGCTGGGCAAGGCCGCCGCAGCGGCCATCCCTGGCGCGGTACTGGTGGAGTTCGCCGGACTGGGCCACTCGCCGCAGGTGCAGGACCCCAAGCAGTTCAACGCGGCCTTGCTGAAGGTGCTGAAGACGCGTTGA
- a CDS encoding homoserine dehydrogenase, which translates to MSVLAAEIPALAGGRLALLGTGTVGSAFVQRYQALQARGLELPSVQWLANSRTALAIDRDLALPLELARRAPRDGQSAPPWAGTQGLDRGDVVVDATASEEVAARHVQWLARGVHVVTANKLGRGSQLARAQAIAASCAESGARYGDSATVGAGLPLLSSLRALVAGGDHIHAIEGVLSGSLAWLFHRYDGRAPFSVAVREALDAGYTEPDPRVDLSGEDVRRKLLILARSSGLALDAAQVQVDSLVPAALAALPLDEALAALAQLDAPLQARWQQAHAQGRVLRFVGRVDADGAQVGLRELPVDHPLAQGAGTDNRVAIHSDRYRQQPLLIQGPGAGAEVTAAALLDDVLRIAG; encoded by the coding sequence ATGAGCGTCCTTGCTGCTGAGATTCCTGCGCTTGCGGGCGGTCGTCTGGCACTGCTGGGAACCGGTACGGTCGGCTCGGCGTTCGTGCAGCGTTACCAGGCGTTGCAGGCGCGCGGCCTGGAACTGCCCAGCGTGCAATGGCTGGCCAATTCGCGCACCGCGCTGGCGATCGACCGCGATCTGGCGTTGCCGCTGGAGCTGGCGCGGCGTGCACCGCGCGATGGCCAGAGCGCGCCGCCGTGGGCGGGTACCCAGGGCCTGGACCGCGGTGATGTGGTGGTGGATGCCACCGCCAGTGAAGAGGTGGCCGCGCGCCACGTACAGTGGCTGGCCCGTGGCGTGCATGTGGTGACGGCCAACAAGCTCGGGCGTGGCTCGCAGCTGGCCCGCGCCCAGGCCATCGCCGCGAGCTGTGCCGAGAGCGGTGCGCGCTACGGCGACAGTGCCACCGTGGGTGCCGGCCTGCCGCTGCTGAGCAGCCTGCGCGCGCTGGTGGCAGGCGGTGACCACATCCATGCCATTGAAGGGGTACTGTCCGGTTCACTGGCCTGGCTGTTCCATCGCTATGACGGCCGCGCGCCGTTCTCGGTGGCGGTGCGCGAAGCGCTGGACGCCGGCTACACCGAACCTGACCCGCGTGTGGACCTGTCTGGCGAAGATGTGCGGCGCAAGCTGCTGATCCTGGCGCGCAGCAGCGGGTTGGCGCTGGACGCCGCGCAGGTACAGGTGGATTCGCTGGTGCCGGCGGCGCTGGCAGCGTTGCCCTTGGACGAGGCCTTGGCCGCGCTGGCGCAACTGGATGCACCGCTGCAGGCGCGCTGGCAACAGGCGCATGCACAGGGGCGGGTGCTCCGCTTCGTCGGTCGTGTGGATGCCGACGGTGCCCAGGTGGGGCTGCGCGAACTGCCGGTCGATCACCCGCTGGCACAGGGGGCGGGCACCGACAACCGCGTTGCGATCCACAGCGATCGCTATCGGCAGCAGCCGCTGCTGATCCAGGGCCCGGGGGCGGGTGCGGAAGTGACCGCGGCGGCGCTGCTGGATGACGTGTTGCGGATTGCCGGTTGA
- a CDS encoding O-succinylhomoserine (thiol)-lyase: MSLHANEPSCSRTTAAVRAGIDRDTAHGAVTPPIVLSSNFSFEGFGNKRQYDYTRSGNPTRDLLGEALAELEGGAGGVITATGMGAINLVLNALLQPGDTLVVPHDAYGGSWRLFNALAKKGHFELVTADLTDPRALAQALATQPKLVLIETPSNPLLRITDLRFVIDAAHKAGAQVVVDNTFLSPALQQPLAFGADVVLHSTTKYINGHSDVVGGAVIARDPAVHEQLVWWGNALGLTGSPFDAFLTLRGLRTLDARLRVHQENTASIVALLDAHPAVARVYYPGLADHPGHAIAARQQSGFGAMLSFELADCEGEDPHAAVRAFVDGLRCFTLAESLGGVESLVAHPATMTHAAMTTEARAAAGISEGLLRLSVGIEAERDLLADLGAALQRAEAVIDAAARRKQVVDA, encoded by the coding sequence ATGAGCCTGCACGCCAACGAGCCGTCCTGTAGCCGCACCACTGCCGCTGTCCGCGCCGGCATTGATCGTGACACCGCCCACGGTGCGGTCACGCCGCCCATCGTGCTGTCGTCGAACTTCAGCTTCGAGGGGTTTGGCAACAAGCGGCAGTACGACTACACGCGCAGCGGCAACCCGACCCGCGACCTGCTGGGTGAAGCGCTGGCCGAACTGGAAGGCGGTGCTGGCGGCGTGATCACCGCCACCGGCATGGGTGCGATCAACCTGGTGCTGAATGCACTGCTGCAGCCGGGCGACACGCTGGTCGTGCCCCACGATGCCTACGGCGGCAGCTGGCGCCTGTTCAACGCGCTGGCGAAGAAGGGCCACTTTGAACTGGTTACCGCCGACCTGACCGACCCGCGCGCGCTCGCCCAGGCGCTGGCCACCCAGCCGAAGCTGGTGCTGATCGAGACGCCATCCAACCCGCTGCTGCGCATCACCGATCTGCGCTTCGTCATCGATGCCGCGCACAAGGCCGGCGCGCAGGTGGTGGTCGACAACACCTTCCTGTCACCGGCGCTGCAGCAGCCGCTGGCGTTCGGTGCCGACGTGGTGCTGCACTCGACCACCAAGTACATCAACGGCCACAGCGACGTGGTGGGCGGTGCGGTGATTGCGCGCGACCCGGCGGTGCACGAGCAGCTGGTGTGGTGGGGTAACGCGCTGGGCCTGACCGGTTCGCCGTTCGATGCGTTCCTGACCCTGCGCGGCCTGCGCACCCTGGATGCCCGCCTGCGCGTGCACCAGGAAAACACGGCGTCGATCGTGGCCCTGCTGGATGCGCACCCGGCCGTGGCGCGCGTCTATTACCCGGGGCTGGCCGATCACCCCGGCCATGCCATCGCCGCGCGCCAGCAGAGCGGCTTCGGCGCCATGCTGTCCTTCGAGCTGGCCGACTGCGAAGGCGAGGATCCGCATGCAGCGGTGCGTGCCTTCGTCGATGGCCTGCGTTGTTTCACCCTGGCCGAATCGCTGGGGGGCGTGGAAAGCCTGGTCGCACACCCGGCCACCATGACCCACGCGGCCATGACCACCGAAGCACGTGCTGCGGCCGGCATCAGCGAAGGCCTGCTGCGGTTGTCGGTGGGCATCGAGGCGGAGCGTGACCTGCTGGCCGATCTGGGTGCCGCGCTGCAGCGCGCCGAAGCGGTGATCGACGCCGCAGCGCGCCGCAAACAGGTGGTGGATGCATGA
- a CDS encoding homoserine O-succinyltransferase, with amino-acid sequence MSFAPSTAARPESFVPVSVPVDDRVHAERGEFAAVLSMRHAGANPVRLRYEWVGPADAPVVVLAGGISAHRHVASNAQFSEKGWAEDLVGSGRALDPQQLRVLAFDFIGADGALDVPIDTADQADALALLLDHLGIRTLKAFVGYSYGALVGQQFAIRHRNRVRQLVLASGAHRPHPYAAAWRALQRRAVALGQLQCGEDHGLALARQFAMLSYRTPEEFGERFDAAPEVVNGRVRVAAEDYLDAAGAQYVARTPVTAYLRLSESIDLHRVDPAAILPPTVVVAVEGDRLVPLADLVGLVEGLGPRGSLRVLRSPYGHDAFLKETDRIDAILATAFRTSGESA; translated from the coding sequence ATGAGCTTCGCCCCCAGCACCGCCGCCCGCCCCGAATCCTTTGTCCCCGTCAGCGTGCCGGTCGATGACCGCGTGCACGCCGAACGCGGCGAGTTCGCCGCCGTGCTGTCGATGCGCCACGCCGGGGCCAACCCGGTACGCCTGCGCTATGAGTGGGTGGGGCCGGCCGACGCGCCGGTGGTGGTGCTGGCTGGTGGGATTTCCGCGCACCGCCACGTCGCGTCCAATGCACAGTTCAGCGAGAAGGGCTGGGCCGAGGACCTGGTCGGCAGTGGCCGCGCGCTGGATCCGCAGCAGCTGCGCGTGCTGGCCTTTGATTTCATCGGTGCCGATGGCGCGCTGGACGTGCCGATCGACACCGCCGACCAGGCCGATGCGCTGGCGTTGTTGCTGGATCATCTCGGCATCCGCACCCTGAAGGCCTTCGTCGGCTATTCCTATGGCGCGCTGGTCGGCCAGCAGTTCGCCATCCGCCACCGCAACCGCGTGCGCCAGCTGGTCCTGGCCAGCGGCGCGCACCGCCCGCACCCGTACGCCGCCGCCTGGCGCGCGCTGCAGCGCCGTGCGGTGGCCCTGGGCCAGCTGCAGTGTGGCGAGGACCATGGCCTGGCGCTGGCCCGCCAGTTCGCCATGCTCAGCTACCGCACCCCTGAAGAATTCGGTGAACGCTTCGACGCGGCGCCGGAAGTGGTCAACGGCCGCGTCCGCGTGGCCGCCGAAGACTACCTGGATGCGGCCGGTGCGCAGTACGTCGCGCGTACGCCGGTGACCGCCTACCTGCGCCTGTCCGAATCGATCGACCTGCACCGCGTCGACCCTGCCGCGATCCTGCCGCCCACCGTGGTGGTGGCGGTGGAGGGCGACCGCCTGGTGCCGCTGGCCGATCTGGTCGGCCTGGTCGAAGGGCTGGGCCCGCGCGGCAGCCTGCGCGTGCTGCGCTCGCCCTATGGGCACGACGCCTTCCTCAAAGAAACCGATCGCATCGACGCGATCCTCGCTACCGCCTTCCGCACTTCTGGAGAGTCCGCATGA